The Ziziphus jujuba cultivar Dongzao chromosome 3, ASM3175591v1 region AATTCAAGGTATTGAAGGTAAGATCATCAGACAAAGCATACCAGAAGCAGTAGAAGGACCTGAAATCCCTGAAATTGTTGCGCTGTATAGGGGAGGCAGAGTTTCAGACCCTGttccattgaaaaaaatatttcaacttGCAAACATTGATTCAAAGATAATCAAATTGCAACAAAAGATTCGATTTTGAAGTGTTTAGAGTAATTTTTCAGACtaacaaaatgtaaaaaagtCGTTTTTTCTTGTGCATTTAACCTTCGtttggtaaaaaagaaaattaaaacaagAATTAGGATTTTGCAAGAAATTTTTTCCGAGAAAATTTCTTTCAGCAAATAaccaagtaaaaaaataaaaaaaacggaGGGAGGGATTTTTCAAGTGTAAAAATTCAAGAACCAGAGCAAAGAGACTGCAAAGAGCCACTCCTCGCTGAGCTATCGTTGCTCAGTGGGCAAACCGAAGACAGAGAGAGCACTCTGGCCTCGTCGATCGGGAAACCGAAAATGCGAGGCTCTTGAAGAAGGTAGCAGAGGCAGATTGCCTCGCCGGTGTCGAACGCCGACGAGAACGATTCGCAGCATCTGGAAGGTACGACGTCGGAGAGATTGTTCGGCGGCGACGACACGTAGGACAGACACGGCGAGAACTTCACGAGGTAGTCGGTGCACGACTCCGGCGGTTGCTTCGCCGCCGCCGATGAGCGGTGGAGGAGAGGAAAAGCAAGAATGAGAGCAATGAGCGAGGAGTAGAGCAGAAGGAGAGCCATCGTTAATGGCGATGAGTCTGTACACgtggcagagagagagagagagagagagagagagagaaggtttTTACGTCCGGTCACCGGTGAGAAAGTTCGTTATACAAATTTccggtctatatatatatatatatatatgtaaagccGAGTGGCGGGAAAAAAAGCTGTTTTTACCCAAAATGCCCTTTttgcttttggttttttggttgCTTTCTTGATTAGTCTTGATTTTATATACTAACCATCTCAACTATTAGACAAATGGAAATTTCaccaattaatattaattttcaacaaAGTGAATCACAAATTTTACAGTGGATTAATTATATAAGGTTTCTCATACAAATTATCGTATATAGTAtattttttagccaaaaaaaaaaaaaaaaccaaatatatttgttGGTACTCATATTccttacaaaaaatatatatatattgtcaataTTTTCCAATAAATATCAACCAATATGACTCTCAGTAATCActcaatacaatatatataatccaaacccCCCAAAAAGAATAATGTCTCAAATGATGAGCAAATATATAgagattgataaaaaaaaaaaaaaaaaaaaaatcccatcaaTTTAGAACAACTTCATTGCTAGAATTCCCAATGCAAAGACTAAAACAAAGGATGAGACACTGTATGAAGGCAGGGCAGATGATGGATTCAGAACTGGACGAATCCCCGGAGTTCCAGATGGAGCTTCCGCGCCGGTCCCGGTTGGAGTTTGAGAACCAGTCCCTGATGGTGGAGTCAAAGTTGGTGTGGTATCAGATGTTGGAGCAAGAGAAGGTGAATTGGGTTCTTCAGGAACAGAAGAgcctgtttaaaaaaaaaaaaagagttaaaaaacTTGTTAGACATTAACAAGAAGATTGGCCAAATgttaagcatttaattttagATAGCAGTGacaacaaaaaacataaaaaaataaaaaaataaatataaaaataagaatgtTACCAGATGGTGAATCCCCAGGTGAAGGAGTTGGCTCTAGTGAAGCAGGACCTGGAAATATGAACAATTTTATTGCTTTTAGTGAATGTTATGTGAGATTAGTTTGTGTAATatatgagggaaaaaaaaaggctaaaacaTATAAGAAAGTTCAAGATTTATTACCTGGAGCAGGAATAGGTGCACCACTTGCTGCAAAttaagaaacattttttttttcccaaattagTGTATGTATGGAAATTTGGAAGAACAAAGAGAGcgaattgaaattttgatattttcattacCTTTACATTGGACAGGGACACCAGGCATGTTGCAAGCACGAGGAAGAGAAATGGCGAGGGAACGGTTGATGGGTAATTGGAAAGGAACATTGCCGGTGAAAAGCAGGCACAAACAGTCCATGCCTGAGCCTGTGGCTGATTTGAGTGAGTTGCAGCAATCAGCAGATGGTGATGTTCCATTGGAGCTACTATTTGTGAGGAAATTCATGCACGGTGTGAAGCTGGAAAGCATTGAAGCATTGCATGGAGTACTTATCTGCCCGTATACAGGCACGGCCAAGAGGATGGTGGCGGCCACCAATACGGTGATTAGGCGAGGAAGAGGTGTCGAAATCTCCATGGATATGGTGTTTGGTTGAAGGTGGTTTGTTATGTTGGAGTTAGAGAGATGAAGAAGTTTGCGGAAAGAGATGGATTAATCGAGTAGTTTAGTGGGTTAGTAAGAATGATAAGGGAATTTATAGATGGAGGGAAAAAGATTAAGTGGTGGATTTGAAGTTGGTTTTGGAGCTCAACTACCTTGACAATGGTGACAAATTGTGGAGTCCATTTTGACTTTCATTTTGGTGGCTGACATATATGTGATAGCCTTTTATACGTCCTTTAAATTGATGTTGTGTCCCTCCATGATTGGTCAAGAGCTAGAGTTTAAAGCTAATTTGTGATGTTTTAACCAATAAGGAGCccaattatgaaaattttaagaataCTCTTATCTCTTACCTTTATTTATATCCCAActgttccttaaaaaaaaaaaaaattatatcccaATTGTCCAACAATGTTTGGGACACATAATCCTTCTGTTAAACAATCCACCTTCTCCCACCAACCACTTTTTTTTGTCTCTAACCCTTTACCTTTTTGTTGATTAAACTTAATTTGTCGAAAGCCAAAagggtataattttttttttatatgaaaagggATACAACTAAGATTGacaaaaaatgaataattaattaatgataagcTAAACCCTGAGGATTAATTTAAGTTCTTGACGTTTTCATTAATTTAAGGAATGGTCTTATTGCATGAATTATCCATAGTTACCAAGATGAATTTGAGAGTTAGAATTaaattaatctttttaaaaCTTATTGTGAATTCTTTTATATTAGAAAGGATTTGGATGTTGACAAAATAAGTCAATAATCCAACCAAGTAAGCTAACTTTGTATGAATAATAGAATATCATGAAAAGttacaaaaaattaagatttttattgATGCACCATTAAATTAGTTGATTTAAAGGCATTGATGATTTActacaatatatttatcaaatacctTCGTACATAGGAGGGACCCGAACAGTTTATAGGTGGCTAAAATGATGATCATATATTATCATGCTTATAGaaactgtttttttttggtaacttcATCCTCATAGAAATTTCTATTGCGGCTTTGATGACATTAGTAATGAAGTTAGGTTACCAGAAACGGTTTATCACTTCTTGTCCTATATCTCTATCTTATCGTAACAATCATCAACAACATAGCAGCATGCACAGCTTGTGACATGTTtaagaagaataaaatattacttgACTTAAGCATATACCCATAATACAACA contains the following coding sequences:
- the LOC107405561 gene encoding non-specific lipid transfer protein GPI-anchored 25 translates to MALLLLYSSLIALILAFPLLHRSSAAAKQPPESCTDYLVKFSPCLSYVSSPPNNLSDVVPSRCCESFSSAFDTGEAICLCYLLQEPRIFGFPIDEARVLSLSSVCPLSNDSSARSGSLQSLCSGSETLPPLYSATISGISGPSTASGPDNESSPKIRTPPQPKNSSFPPEVVMKPPPPPPDSPTEEVPSSAAKNQFCCYFCCLVPGILIFLHFPFWLFL
- the LOC107405559 gene encoding non-specific lipid transfer protein GPI-anchored 20 yields the protein MEISTPLPRLITVLVAATILLAVPVYGQISTPCNASMLSSFTPCMNFLTNSSSNGTSPSADCCNSLKSATGSGMDCLCLLFTGNVPFQLPINRSLAISLPRACNMPGVPVQCKASGAPIPAPGPASLEPTPSPGDSPSGSSVPEEPNSPSLAPTSDTTPTLTPPSGTGSQTPTGTGAEAPSGTPGIRPVLNPSSALPSYSVSSFVLVFALGILAMKLF